The Entelurus aequoreus isolate RoL-2023_Sb linkage group LG08, RoL_Eaeq_v1.1, whole genome shotgun sequence genome segment ataattcacaatccttatataagacaagatcacatatgtttttctttttttatgcattctaacaagtaaataaatgtgatcaaaactccgcttacaatagagcctattggagtcgctctattctgcctacagCGCTtacaaaacatccaaacacctccatcaagattttatatacagtacacgctgtaagtatagatgtgatgtagtaacaggcacattcataacatgtgatatttatgcATTTTACAAATTGTAAGCATACAGCGGCGTAataatttcacaaacgcatcacaacgttctctTTTTTCTTCGACAACATCATTAATTACTATTACGCACTACAAACTTCACAAGAGCCAACGAacctaataaaacatcacttactagggatgtaacggtatcaaaatatCAGGGTACAATATTATGATGGTATTAAGGCCATAGTACAATACTATTGTGATatatttccaaaaaaataaacaaattgccATAATGTGCAAAATGAAGTGTCAGGAATGTTTagaataaacacacttactgtaattgaacataaACATAATGCTGAAATTTTCCATtcgtatttattactacaaacatggaTTTTTAAGTGGAAATACTTGTGCAAGAACATCCACTGTGTTTCTAAACTTTTACTTTCTCAGTCCTCgacctctacagtggacattttgtaTATCCGTTTGGAAAATGCAGTTTCTCTGAAAAGTTAACTcacattttaacttttaatgATGTAAAACCCCACAAATTGAGGTATTCGCTTCTTTTCCGGGTGATGGTAGCTTATCATGTGTGAAGCAGTTGCTTTCCCTCGGCTTCGTGTGCATTGACTGAGTCTGTTTTGGATTGGAACGTGGCACGCTTTATTACCTCCGCCACAGAGATTATGTTTTTGCCAGGGttggtttgtctgtttgttagcaaaatAGCTCCAAAAGTTTGggaaaaaaacaattcctcttCTCGTCTACGAAGTGGaaaacacttcacttcctgcttcgcCTCGCTCTCCTTAACGGTGCTCCACGCCACCACAATGCCATCCCGTGTtgtgcagaggattctgggagatgtagtttattatcAGACCTGGCAAAGCAAAAgtgccacaaaaaaaacaaaaaactacacaccaagttttcgtttgataTTGCACATGTCACAGCATTATTGAGAAGATTTTTAAACCGTAATACCGTggtatctacaataccgttacagcgctatcacttactgtacaatgcctgctgtcactgggatgcctACTGTTAAGATATTGATATTgtcccgtttggatgaagaatgactcgtAATTCTCGCATAGATAAAAGGgcagtggaaccaagcgtcttttcgtgcctTTCTTGCCATtttcgggtctaaattggatgccaaagttgaccaatttgTCGAATTATGTCATCATCCTTCTACATACTATCAAGGTGAAAGACAATATTTGTGATCTGTAAAAAAAACCTTCACGAGCTATGAGGCAAGGAAGCAGACAGATCACCAtctgatgatgtcaatatagcagcacaagctagttcgctctctgtgatcacggtgcCACTATAAATATTTTGTCTGTGTTAGCTCTTATAGTAATAATATCAgtaacacttggttaatattcaggtcacgaaatgtaagtggagtattgttggcggtttttggatggttatttagagggctttataggcggtatAAGAACATCCCATTgattccattgtaagcagacttttatttaagaGTTTGAATGctttagaaacaaaatacatccgtcttcttgtctttcacaatcattgtgaacgataggcaaaatttcccccaaaaaagtgcagttcccctttaaactatATCAGAAATGAGGCTGTTTCTTTAACCAATCAGATTCCAGATTCATCTCACAGAGCCTGCTAGCAGGCGTACAACGtcagcattttatttatttaccaatgtACTAATCTgcttaaaaaaacacaacaattttGATTGTTAGTTTGCATCATACTGAGAGTCCTCTCATATAGATGAAATAAAGCCATCATAAAACTGAGAATTGTTACGTTTGTATACATATCTCTTCTGAAGCTCCTTATTAAATTGTGCGGGTATACTGTACATAATGCCCTGGCCAGTGAATGCAAATGGTTTACAGGACTTTATAAAACTCACCTCCCATAATGCAACAAATTGCCAGCAATCTCTGGCCTCAGTGGAGAGTCCCTCCCAGCCAGctaaatataatatgaatattaataacGAGTCTACAAAATGTGTATTCACAACATCCTCAGTGCCCCTCCCTCACCTCTGGCTCAGAGTGCCTGGGGAACAGTGAAGTGGTCAGGTACTTGTACAGGATCCTCATGTCGTCTTGTTCCAGGCCACTCCTGCAAACACAACGACAATTTAACACCTGTAAAGACCGCGTGTGAGCCACTAGACTTGTGAGCTTGTTACCATATGAGCTGGTCATTATACAGAAAGGCTGTGTATTTGATGAGGCTCAGGCTCTCCTCCACTCGGTTGACAAACGACTGGATCTTCAAATACGTCATCTTGTCCAGTGGGAAGAAACTGATGCCTCCAAATACGTCCAGCAGGTCACATGACTGCAGGTGGAGAGTCTGCAGATACTGGAGTGTGCAATCCAAAAACATGTACATATTAacaacatatattatatataaaacaaaaattctatagaaaaaaatacaggtgtCTTATAGTCGGGCCTGGATATTAGGGCTTTGAATgcttgggcaccacacgattcaattcggTTTGATTATTGGGGGTAACGTTttcaattcaaaacaattctcaattcaatatgaatacttttttaaataacattgggttCCAGttatatgattaactacattcctccataaaatagataaaagctctgataaatttctatattacttgaaagaaaagtgattttgtttaataatattctacccaaacatttaataaagtggctggacaggacatatttttaaattataataataataattaaaaaaatctattttaatcatttttcaattgattaagaatcgttacaaataagaatcgcaattcattaaaaaaatcgttgtttttttttgccaccCCTACTGTGGCACCAAATGAATCAGCACTTTACATTTTGTCactcatacaaaccccgtttccatatgagttgggaaattgtgttagatgtaaatataaacggaatacaatgatttgcaaatcattttcaacccatattcagttgaatatgctacaaagacaacatatttgatgttcaaactgataaacattttttttttgagcaaataatcattaactttagaatttgatgccagcaacatgtgacaaagaagttgggaaaggtggcaataaatactgataaagttgaggaatgctcatgaaacacttatttggaacatcccacaggtgtgcaggctaattgggaacaggtgggtgccatgattgggtataaaaacagcttcccaaaaaatgctcagtctttcacaagaaaggatggggcgaggtacacccctttgtccacaactgtgtgagcaaatagtcaaacagtttaagaacaacgtttctcaaagtgcaattgcaagaaatttagggatttcaacatctacggtccataatatcatcaaaaggttcagagaatctggagaaatcactccacgtaagcggcatggccggaaaccaacattgaatgaccgtgaccttcgatccctcagacggcactgtatcaaaaaccgacatcaatctctaaaggatatcaccacatgggcacaggaacacttcagaaaaccactgtcactaaatacagtttgtcgctacatctgtaagtgcaagttaaagctctactatgcaaagcgaaagccatttatcaacaacatccagaaacgccgccggcttctctgggcccgagatcatctaagatggactcatgcaaagtggaaaagtgttatgtggtctgacgagtccacatttcaaattgtttttggaaatattcaacatcgtgtcatccggaccaaaggggaagcgaaccatccagactgttatcgacgcaaagttcaaaagccagcatctgtgatggtatgagggtgcattagtgcccaaggcatgggtaacttacacttctgtgaaggcaccattaatgctgaaaggtacatacaggttttggaacaacatatcaatcattcaatcaatgtttatttatatagccctaaatcaccagtgtctcaaagggctgcataagccacagcgacatcctcggtacagagcccacatatgctgccatctaagcgccgtctttttcatggacgcccctgcttatttcagcaagacaatgccaagccacattcagcacgtgttacaacagcgtggcttcgtaaaaaaagagtgtgggtactttcctggcccgcctgcagtccagacctgtctcccatcgaaaatgtgtggcgcattatgaagcgtaaaatatgacagcggagaccccggactgttgaacgactgaagctctacataaaacaagaatgggaaagaattccactttcaaagcttccacaattagtttcctcagttcccaattgtttattgagtgttgttaaaagaaaaggtgatgtatcACAGTggcgaacatgccctttcccaactactttggcaagtgttgcagccatgaaattctaagttaattattatttgcaaaaaaaaaaaaaagttaatgagtttgaacatcaaacatcttgtctttgtagtgcattcaattgaatatgggttgaaaaggatttgcaaatcattgtattccgtttatatttacatctaacaatttcccaactcatatggaaacggggtttgtagataccAGTGAGCCTTCTGAAAAAAGAAGctccaaaaacaaaaataaaggggGTCGTTTTATGTTTGGAGCAATCTGGATTGCACTGGAAGCCCTTTTGGATGCTTTACAGCAATGTTCCACACGTGTTGACTTATTGTGACTTTTTCTTGTTTGATTGCCCTTTTGGGAATTAAAGACAATTAATTATTACTACAAGAGTTACAAGGGTTATGAGATTAAAAACATGCTTGggtagcataaaaaaaaaaaattatgttagatgtaagCTACAACGATTCATGGATAAGAAAAAAGTTTCtactattataatataatattatttataatattttgttgcttcgattaatcgccTAGGGagtgtaaataataaaaatgtattaaatccgGACCGTATGGAGCacctggaactttaaatatgtcGACATAGTTTCTGCACGGCCGCTGCAGTGGAGCACACAGAGGGCTATGATCTGTTTGCCGGTGaacagttttaaaaaatatatttttttattatacacaCGTTAAAAGTTACATTTCAATGTTaataatgtgtatttattagaaaaaagaatgaaggcgATGGCAAACAGAACAATTGTTGTTTCAACTAATTTCTCTAAAATACACATTTAGGCTATAAAGTATGGTTTacccgattaatcgaacaaattaaTTAATAGTTTTCTCAATTACTAtaataattgatagctgcagtCCTAGTTAGATGCCAAATATGCTTTAGCACAAAACAGCTGGTCTTGGAATGTGAGTGCACCCTAAGATGGTAACACAATAggccttaaaaatatatatacaaatgactAAAATTTTACCCTGTAGAAGAACTTTTCAAGCTTCGGAATTAGCAGCTCCACCCCGCCGGCCTCCATGGCTCTACTGAAGGTACCATTGAAAAGCTGCAGCATAAAGAAAGTAATCACTCAAAATGTGGTGGTTTCAGGTGAGATTCATGAAAACATACTGGTGTGTACCTTATACATGCTGTAGCACTGCTTTACCACTGCACCATACACTGTGTCCTACAGAGGAAAGGCTGCATCGTAAATCAGTTGTACGTTGAAGTTGCGTATTCAGACAAAGAGGCGGCACTTACAAGTATTTCCTCTTCTTGATACTCTATCGTGGGAGGTTTTCCATCTTTATTGGGTTTTTCAATCATCGGGTTTCGAACCACCtaagaaataaaaatacatgttttcttttttttttaaattaaaaaacgataacAAAAAATTCTTAAAAAAGGTTACCATGACCATCCAAAAATTGTTCTCAGGCTCAAAGAAAAACTGCCGGTTCTTCTGTGTGTGCAGAGATTTTGCTGGTTTGGTTGGGCAGAACGTTCTAGAAACATGACACACACAAGTGAGGTCTTACTCCACAGTAAGCACAGTTCTTATTACGACTACCTGGTGAACTGAACAATAGCTTCACAAAGGCCGACATTTCGGATCTTCTCGTTCTTCTCCACATCACTGGGGTGATAAAACAGTATTTTCTTCTCTTCCTGAAAAAACGCAACACATTATCAGAAATATGGAGCACAGAGATATATAAAAAGATACATAATATACAAATACAGGCTCACCTCTCCTTCCCGTGGTCCAAACGTGGGGTTATAAATGAAGAAATTGAGCAGAGAAGGGGTGTACTGTTTCTCTTGCATACCTGATGCCATCCTGGGGCTAAAAAAGACAACAAGACAAGGTAATAGCACATTTAAAATATTGACGATAACATATTTAATTCAAACTGTTTTTACCTTATCATCAACATCAGTGTCACGGTTGTCTTGATGTCTTTTGATTGAACAATTGTTTGGCTAGCATGCCGTTTGCCTGCAGGAGGAAAACTGAAAAATTATCTACGCTTAAATATTATTTATAGGATTATTACAAGTAGGCAAATAAAATATAGGCTGATGACCGTTGTAATAGAAGGCATGATTTTAAATTCTAATAAAGACTATCTTATAAACACAAGGTGTCAAAGCTTTTTCCACTgacggccgcacactgaaaaattaaagcatgcctTTATTTtccaaaccaaaacaaaatataatttatttttttaacctaagttgtagattatttttttaaatttatgtattcaatgcttacagtaaatatctagatcaactttaggCCTATCTGTCAATATGAAGTTTTTTCCCATGTTtaggccctttt includes the following:
- the ccz1 gene encoding vacuolar fusion protein CCZ1 homolog produces the protein MLMISPRMASGMQEKQYTPSLLNFFIYNPTFGPREGEEEKKILFYHPSDVEKNEKIRNVGLCEAIVQFTRTFCPTKPAKSLHTQKNRQFFFEPENNFWMVMVVRNPMIEKPNKDGKPPTIEYQEEEILDTVYGAVVKQCYSMYKLFNGTFSRAMEAGGVELLIPKLEKFFYRYLQTLHLQSCDLLDVFGGISFFPLDKMTYLKIQSFVNRVEESLSLIKYTAFLYNDQLIWSGLEQDDMRILYKYLTTSLFPRHSEPELAGRDSPLRPEIAGNLLHYGRFLTGPSNLKDPEAKFRFPKIFVSLEDGYEELHLIVYKAMSAAACFMVDASVELTRDFCEQLDGLVGPQLTLLASDICEQFTINRRISGPEKEPQFKFIYFNHMNLAEKSTIHMRKTASVCLTSVHPDLMKILGDINCDFARVDEDEEIIVKAMTDYWVVGKKSDQRELYVILNQKNANLIEVNEEVKRLCATQFNNIFFLD